TCTTTGAGATATACCTATTGCTAAAGCTTTTTCAGTAAGGTTTAATATATCTCCACCTTCTATATGATATTCAAAGTTTCTATCGTAGAATCTTTCAACTTCTCCTTTGAAATCTTTATGATACTTGAATATATAGTCAGCATATATAGTTTCTCTGTTTCTTGTTACAGAGTACATTTTATTTAAACTTACCCCTTCACCTATACTTGCGAATGGATCTCTTGTGAAGTATAAGTTTGGCATTGGATCAGCAACGAATGGATAATCATCTTGTGCTAAGTCAGATAAACTTTTCTTAGCTAAAGCAGGTAATTCATTTTTGTTTATACCAGCCATAGTTTTTCTTATTAACTCATCGTTGTTATCTATTCTTTTTAAGAATTCATAAACATTTTTATGAAGTTCTGGACTTGTTATTCCAGCTTCTTCTATAAATTGGTTTAAGAATTGTTCCTTTATTTCTTCATCAGCTATAACTTCAGCTGCTAATTCGTGTAAGTAAACAACTTCAACCCCATTTTCTCTTAGAACCTCAGCAAATGCATCATGCTCTTGTTGAGCTACTTCTAAAAATGGAATATCATCAAATAATAATCTTTCAAGATACTCAGGTGTTAAGTTTTCTATTTCAGCACCTGGTCTATGAAGTAGAACTTTTTTAAGTGGCTTTATTTCACTTGTAACTTTTATTCCCATAGTTATTCCCTCTCCATCTG
Above is a genomic segment from Romboutsia lituseburensis containing:
- the arcA gene encoding arginine deiminase, which gives rise to MTKNSTDGEGITMGIKVTSEIKPLKKVLLHRPGAEIENLTPEYLERLLFDDIPFLEVAQQEHDAFAEVLRENGVEVVYLHELAAEVIADEEIKEQFLNQFIEEAGITSPELHKNVYEFLKRIDNNDELIRKTMAGINKNELPALAKKSLSDLAQDDYPFVADPMPNLYFTRDPFASIGEGVSLNKMYSVTRNRETIYADYIFKYHKDFKGEVERFYDRNFEYHIEGGDILNLTEKALAIGISQRTEAPAIEHIAKQIFYKSNNKEIETILAFNIPNNRAMMHLDTVFTQIDVDKFTIHPGIQGPLQVFEITKGDVEGELNIVEVNAELETVLAKHLGVEKVTLIQCGGGDKVIADREQWNDGSNTLCIKPGEVVVYSRNYITNRLLEENGIKIHVIPSSELSRGRGGPRCMSMPLVREV